The Stappia sp. genome window below encodes:
- a CDS encoding NnrS family protein: MTTTTEQMRAWTGPAILTFGFRPFFFGAAVWAALAMALWVPMLSGDLTLPTAFDPVGWHAHEFLFGYLGAVIAGFLLTAVPNWTGRLPIVGWRLATLAGLWLVGRGAIAVSSALPAGLVAALDLAFPVVFALAIGREIVAGKTWRNLIVLAMLGVFILGNALFHWEAARGGFAAQGYGLRLGLGASVMMIAVIGGRVVPSFTRNWLVKRRSAGLPVPPMQAFDKAALVALLVALAVWVVLPVSVVTGLALAVAGGLHAARLARWAGRRTLAEPLLSVLHAGYAFVPLGALALALEILAPGSLGMAGAQHLWMAGAIGLMTLAIMTRATLGHTGRELTAGAGTVAIYAALVLSVFARVAGGLWPAYSGALNMVAGVSWILAFGGFAVAYGTPLLRRPDAGRA, encoded by the coding sequence ATGACCACCACGACCGAGCAGATGCGCGCCTGGACGGGCCCCGCGATCCTGACCTTCGGGTTTCGGCCGTTCTTTTTCGGCGCGGCGGTCTGGGCCGCGCTGGCCATGGCGCTCTGGGTGCCGATGCTGTCGGGGGACCTGACGCTCCCCACCGCCTTCGATCCGGTCGGCTGGCACGCGCACGAATTCCTCTTCGGCTATCTGGGCGCCGTGATCGCGGGCTTTCTGCTGACGGCGGTGCCGAACTGGACCGGGCGGCTGCCGATCGTGGGCTGGCGGCTGGCGACACTCGCCGGGCTGTGGCTCGTCGGGCGCGGAGCCATCGCCGTCTCGAGCGCCCTGCCGGCCGGGCTCGTCGCCGCCCTCGACCTGGCCTTTCCGGTGGTGTTCGCCCTCGCGATCGGGCGTGAAATCGTGGCGGGCAAGACCTGGCGCAACCTGATCGTGCTGGCGATGCTCGGGGTCTTCATTCTCGGCAACGCGCTGTTCCATTGGGAGGCCGCGCGCGGCGGTTTCGCCGCGCAAGGATACGGTCTGCGGCTGGGACTGGGCGCTTCTGTCATGATGATTGCCGTGATCGGCGGGCGCGTGGTGCCGTCGTTCACACGAAACTGGCTGGTGAAGCGGCGCAGTGCCGGGCTTCCGGTGCCGCCGATGCAAGCCTTCGACAAGGCGGCGCTGGTTGCGTTGCTGGTGGCGCTGGCGGTGTGGGTCGTCCTGCCTGTGTCCGTTGTCACGGGTCTGGCGCTTGCGGTCGCCGGGGGGCTGCATGCGGCGCGGCTGGCGCGCTGGGCGGGGCGCCGGACGCTGGCCGAACCGCTGCTGAGCGTGCTGCATGCGGGCTATGCCTTCGTGCCGCTGGGCGCGCTGGCGCTGGCGCTGGAAATCCTCGCGCCGGGCTCCCTCGGGATGGCGGGGGCGCAGCATCTGTGGATGGCGGGCGCGATCGGGCTGATGACGCTGGCGATCATGACGCGGGCAACGCTCGGACACACCGGGCGGGAGCTGACGGCCGGGGCGGGCACGGTCGCGATCTACGCGGCGCTGGTCCTGTCCGTGTTCGCGCGTGTCGCGGGCGGCCTGTGGCCCGCGTATTCGGGGGCCTTGAACATGGTGGCCGGGGTGTCGTGGATCCTCGCCTTCGGGGGCTTCGCTGTCGCCTATGGGACGCCGTTGCTGCGCCGTCCCGACGCCGGACGCGCCTGA
- a CDS encoding 5-formyltetrahydrofolate cyclo-ligase: MTGFGTYASPPCMAAEVDAAYFDPLAVDPGQARDVARWRRAERTRLAGLRDGLGQAMRALVSVMVGEHLGRVIAERGTGQGLVLSGYWPIKGEPDLRSRLTELHRAGVTIALPVVETRAAPLVFRRWTPGSKLVRGDWNIPVPPSDADVLTPDIALAPCLGWTDGCYRLGWGGGYFDRTLAVLTPPPVTIGIALAAARLPTIYPQPHDVPLDLILTEDGIAATRPDSRTHR; encoded by the coding sequence ATGACCGGTTTCGGGACATATGCCTCGCCGCCCTGCATGGCGGCGGAGGTCGACGCCGCCTATTTCGACCCGCTCGCCGTCGATCCCGGGCAGGCGCGCGATGTCGCGCGGTGGCGCCGGGCGGAGCGGACACGGCTCGCCGGGCTGAGGGACGGCCTCGGTCAGGCCATGCGGGCGCTGGTGTCGGTGATGGTCGGCGAGCATCTGGGCAGGGTGATCGCCGAACGCGGGACAGGGCAGGGGCTCGTGCTGTCCGGCTACTGGCCGATCAAGGGGGAGCCCGATCTGCGCTCGCGTCTGACCGAACTGCATCGCGCGGGCGTCACCATCGCGCTGCCCGTGGTCGAAACCCGCGCGGCGCCGCTGGTCTTTCGGCGCTGGACGCCGGGGTCGAAACTGGTGCGCGGCGACTGGAACATCCCCGTGCCCCCGTCGGACGCCGATGTGCTGACGCCCGACATCGCGCTGGCCCCCTGCCTGGGGTGGACGGACGGCTGCTATCGGCTGGGCTGGGGTGGCGGCTATTTCGACCGGACGCTCGCGGTGCTGACCCCGCCGCCCGTCACCATCGGCATCGCGCTCGCAGCCGCGCGCCTGCCCACGATCTATCCGCAACCCCATGATGTTCCGCTCGACCTGATCCTGACCGAGGACGGCATCGCGGCGACGAGGCCGGACTCAAGGACCCACAGATGA
- a CDS encoding group III truncated hemoglobin, with protein sequence MMPHASRPDIVSARPEMTEAIMIETGLDERVLRALVERFYDRIRRDAVLGPIFEARITDWAAHLDRLVAFWSSVALMTGRYHGRPVPAHARLPVDATHFERWLALFRETAREICTPAGAAHVIARAERIARSLNSAAEAARGGPGAVRNLS encoded by the coding sequence ATGATGCCGCACGCGTCCCGACCAGACATCGTCTCGGCCCGGCCGGAGATGACCGAGGCCATCATGATCGAGACGGGCCTCGATGAGCGGGTCCTGCGCGCGCTCGTGGAGCGCTTCTACGACCGGATACGCCGCGACGCGGTGCTCGGGCCGATCTTCGAGGCGCGGATCACCGACTGGGCGGCGCATCTGGACCGCCTGGTGGCCTTCTGGTCCTCGGTCGCGCTGATGACCGGGCGCTATCACGGGCGGCCGGTGCCCGCCCACGCGCGGTTGCCGGTCGATGCGACGCATTTCGAGCGGTGGCTTGCCCTGTTCCGTGAGACCGCGCGGGAGATCTGCACGCCGGCAGGCGCCGCGCATGTGATCGCGCGCGCCGAGCGCATCGCGCGTTCGCTGAACAGTGCCGCCGAGGCGGCGAGGGGCGGTCCGGGCGCCGTTCGCAACCTGAGCTGA
- a CDS encoding Rrf2 family transcriptional regulator yields the protein MRLTSFTDYGLRMLMRMASEPERACSSAELADEFGLSRNHLAKIMQRLSRGGLIVTRRGGGGGAVLAKPPGEIRLGAIVRLLEEDQPLVECFAADGGACSIDGQCRLKARLRSAQAAFVTDLDRSTLADIALRPAPAA from the coding sequence GTGCGTCTCACCTCCTTCACGGACTACGGCCTGCGCATGCTGATGCGCATGGCGAGCGAGCCGGAGCGCGCCTGTTCGTCGGCCGAACTGGCCGACGAGTTCGGCCTGTCGCGCAATCACCTTGCGAAGATCATGCAGCGGCTTTCCCGTGGCGGACTGATCGTGACACGGCGCGGCGGCGGCGGCGGCGCCGTGCTCGCCAAACCGCCGGGCGAGATCCGCCTCGGCGCGATCGTGCGACTGCTTGAGGAAGACCAGCCACTGGTTGAATGCTTCGCGGCCGACGGCGGCGCCTGCTCCATCGACGGACAGTGCCGCCTCAAGGCGCGCCTGCGCTCCGCGCAAGCCGCCTTCGTGACGGATCTCGACCGCTCCACCCTTGCCGATATCGCCCTGCGACCTGCCCCTGCGGCCTGA
- a CDS encoding acyl-CoA synthetase, which translates to MLYIDQVARRDPNRLAYVMADTGESVTFAELDRRSNQGAHVLRAQGLVVGDHILILMENRREFLETCFAADRSGLYYTTASTQLSADEVLYIARDCGAKLVITSGRFAGVASVLRAQLSPEVPIFMVGEPCAGAACWDDACRDMPVHEIADPAQGLDMLYSSGTTGRPKGVKWPLPAQPPGQMTFLIELLCNLFGYGAQTRYLNPAPLYHAAPLRHTMTTLKRGGSAVIMHKFDAEEALALVEAHRITHSQWVPTMFVRMLKLSDEARRRYDLSSLRMAVHAAAPCPIEVKRQMIDWWGPILMEYYAGTENNGFCALDTEEWLAHPGSVGRAKLGRLHICDEEGEELPPGCEGEVYFANGIPFEYHNDPEKTRKARNRLGWTTLGDIGRVDADGYLYLTDRKSFVIISGGVNIYPQETENTLVTHPAVADAAVFGVPNADFGEEVKAVVELVDGAQASPALADELIAFCRSRLSPIKCPRTVDFRNRLPREPNGKLLKRLLQQEYRQAAKSPEGAPSARSAG; encoded by the coding sequence ATGTTGTATATCGATCAGGTTGCCAGGCGCGACCCGAACCGGCTCGCCTATGTCATGGCGGACACGGGAGAGAGCGTTACATTCGCGGAGCTTGACCGGCGGTCCAACCAGGGGGCGCATGTTCTGCGCGCGCAGGGTCTCGTCGTCGGCGACCACATTCTCATCCTGATGGAGAACCGCCGCGAGTTTCTGGAAACCTGTTTCGCGGCGGATCGGTCGGGGCTCTATTACACGACGGCCAGCACCCAGCTTTCCGCGGACGAGGTGCTCTACATCGCGCGCGATTGCGGCGCGAAGCTGGTGATTACCTCGGGGCGATTTGCCGGGGTCGCCAGCGTGTTGCGTGCGCAGTTGTCGCCGGAGGTTCCGATTTTCATGGTGGGGGAGCCTTGCGCGGGGGCCGCCTGCTGGGACGACGCGTGCCGCGACATGCCCGTGCATGAGATTGCCGATCCGGCGCAAGGGCTCGACATGCTGTATTCGTCGGGGACCACGGGCCGACCCAAGGGCGTGAAATGGCCGCTGCCGGCGCAGCCGCCCGGCCAGATGACCTTTCTGATCGAGCTTCTGTGCAATCTGTTCGGCTACGGGGCGCAGACCCGCTATCTCAATCCGGCGCCGCTCTACCATGCCGCGCCGTTGCGACACACCATGACGACGCTGAAGCGCGGCGGATCGGCGGTCATCATGCACAAGTTCGACGCGGAGGAGGCCCTGGCTCTCGTCGAGGCGCATCGGATCACGCACAGCCAGTGGGTGCCGACGATGTTCGTGCGGATGCTGAAGCTCTCGGACGAGGCGCGCCGCCGTTACGATCTGTCGTCCCTGCGGATGGCGGTCCATGCCGCGGCACCCTGTCCGATCGAGGTCAAGCGGCAGATGATCGACTGGTGGGGCCCGATCCTGATGGAGTATTACGCGGGCACGGAGAACAACGGTTTCTGCGCGCTCGACACCGAAGAATGGTTGGCCCATCCCGGGTCGGTGGGACGCGCCAAACTGGGCAGGCTGCACATCTGCGATGAAGAGGGGGAGGAACTGCCGCCCGGTTGCGAGGGCGAGGTCTACTTCGCCAACGGCATTCCCTTCGAGTATCACAACGATCCGGAAAAGACCCGCAAGGCACGCAACCGGCTGGGCTGGACGACGCTGGGCGATATCGGGCGGGTCGATGCAGACGGCTATCTTTACCTGACGGACCGCAAGTCCTTTGTCATCATCTCCGGCGGCGTGAACATCTATCCTCAGGAAACCGAGAACACTCTTGTCACGCATCCGGCGGTGGCCGATGCGGCTGTGTTCGGCGTGCCCAACGCCGACTTCGGAGAGGAGGTAAAGGCGGTGGTCGAACTCGTGGATGGAGCGCAGGCGTCACCGGCGCTGGCGGACGAGCTGATCGCCTTTTGCCGGTCGCGGCTGTCGCCGATCAAATGTCCGCGAACTGTGGATTTCCGCAACCGTCTGCCACGCGAGCCCAATGGCAAGCTGCTGAAGCGCCTGTTGCAGCAGGAGTACCGGCAGGCGGCGAAATCTCCCGAGGGCGCTCCGTCCGCGCGGTCCGCCGGATAG
- a CDS encoding NAD(P)-dependent alcohol dehydrogenase: MRVFEIRDDWGLDNLREGRREVPRAGRGQVLVKMRRASLNARDLIVPERGYGRATGELPLIPLSDGVGEVVEVGADVTRVALGDRVCPTFFQNWAAGSPSSAAFASALGGPLDGVMADYVCLSEEGVVKVPEYLGDAEAASLPCAALTAWSAVSGEARLGPGDHVLLQGTGGVALFALQFAKLHGATVTVLSSSDEKLARVREMGADHLVNYRRHADWARATRALVAERGGYDAIVELGGARTLGQSLKAIRPGGTIAMIGVLSGLDLSLSLGPIVTRQIRLQGVTVGHRAGFEDMLRAMAAHRVRPVIGCSFPFEGLKEAMAHFAQADRFGKTVIEF; this comes from the coding sequence TTGCGAGTATTTGAAATCAGGGATGACTGGGGGCTGGACAACCTGCGTGAGGGCCGGCGCGAGGTGCCGCGCGCCGGGCGGGGGCAGGTGCTGGTGAAGATGCGCCGGGCTTCGTTGAATGCCCGCGATCTGATCGTGCCGGAGCGAGGATATGGCCGGGCGACGGGCGAGTTGCCGCTGATTCCGCTGTCCGACGGGGTGGGAGAGGTGGTGGAGGTCGGGGCCGATGTGACCCGCGTGGCGCTGGGCGACCGGGTCTGTCCGACATTCTTCCAGAACTGGGCGGCCGGGTCGCCTTCGTCCGCGGCCTTCGCATCGGCGCTGGGCGGGCCTCTGGACGGCGTGATGGCCGACTATGTGTGCCTGTCCGAAGAGGGGGTGGTGAAAGTCCCGGAGTACCTGGGCGATGCGGAAGCCGCGAGCCTGCCGTGCGCGGCGCTGACCGCCTGGAGCGCGGTGTCCGGAGAAGCCCGGCTGGGTCCCGGCGATCATGTGCTCCTTCAGGGGACGGGCGGGGTGGCGCTCTTCGCGTTGCAGTTCGCCAAGTTGCACGGTGCGACCGTGACAGTGCTGTCCTCCAGCGACGAGAAACTGGCGCGTGTTCGCGAAATGGGCGCGGACCATCTCGTCAATTACCGCAGGCACGCCGACTGGGCCCGTGCGACCCGGGCGCTGGTGGCCGAGCGCGGCGGATACGACGCGATCGTGGAACTGGGGGGAGCCCGGACGCTGGGCCAGTCGCTCAAGGCGATCCGGCCCGGCGGCACGATTGCGATGATCGGCGTGTTGAGCGGTCTTGACCTGAGCCTGTCGCTGGGGCCGATCGTGACCCGGCAGATCCGCCTTCAGGGGGTGACGGTGGGCCATCGCGCCGGCTTCGAGGACATGCTGAGAGCGATGGCGGCGCACCGGGTGCGCCCGGTCATCGGCTGTAGCTTCCCCTTCGAGGGGCTGAAGGAGGCAATGGCGCATTTCGCGCAGGCCGACCGCTTCGGCAAGACAGTCATCGAGTTCTAG
- a CDS encoding acyl-CoA dehydrogenase family protein, translated as MTGLDWACDRGFLDRVRAFAAGDLAEQVAAGPLDAAANAQLLRRAAELGLTGIEVDRAAGGLGLGFREKAKACEILAGVDFGFALSLVNTHNVAARLAVTAPPALAARFLPDLLAGRHHACTALTEPHAGSDFFAISTMARRSQDGWCLHGEKAWIANGAVAGLSIVYAQTGAVGERDGIAAFLVALDDPAVSRRACPVDAFVPAPTGGFTLDAYRVPEGEMLLPPGGAFRAILNEINGARAYVAAMCCGMLAAALENAHDFGRERSSFGRPLQGHQHWRLRIAEGEVALAAARALTAAAVEAVADEAASAQLLSAQAKIAATQALGRWMPELLHALGAAGLSGQSPMKAHLAAAQAVGLVDGSTEMLLERVAALTGRRKSGLYREE; from the coding sequence ATGACCGGTCTCGACTGGGCGTGCGACCGGGGGTTCCTGGATCGGGTGCGCGCCTTCGCTGCCGGGGACCTGGCGGAGCAGGTGGCGGCGGGGCCCCTCGACGCGGCGGCGAATGCACAGCTTCTGCGACGGGCCGCCGAGCTGGGGCTGACCGGCATCGAGGTGGACCGCGCGGCCGGCGGGCTCGGACTGGGCTTTCGTGAAAAGGCAAAGGCCTGCGAGATCCTGGCGGGCGTCGACTTCGGCTTCGCGCTGTCGCTGGTCAACACGCACAATGTGGCGGCCAGGCTGGCCGTCACGGCCCCGCCCGCGCTGGCGGCGCGCTTCCTGCCGGACCTTCTGGCGGGGCGCCACCATGCCTGTACCGCGCTGACCGAGCCTCATGCCGGGTCGGATTTCTTCGCGATTTCCACGATGGCGCGGCGGTCGCAGGACGGCTGGTGTCTGCACGGCGAGAAGGCGTGGATCGCCAATGGCGCGGTCGCGGGCCTGTCGATTGTCTACGCCCAGACCGGGGCGGTCGGCGAGCGAGACGGGATCGCGGCCTTCCTCGTGGCCCTCGACGACCCGGCGGTGAGCCGCAGGGCCTGTCCGGTCGATGCCTTCGTGCCGGCGCCGACGGGCGGTTTCACGCTGGACGCCTATCGGGTGCCCGAGGGTGAGATGCTGTTGCCACCGGGTGGGGCATTCCGCGCAATCCTGAACGAGATCAACGGCGCGCGCGCCTATGTGGCGGCCATGTGCTGCGGCATGTTGGCCGCCGCGCTGGAGAATGCGCACGACTTCGGTCGGGAGCGCAGCAGTTTCGGCCGACCTTTGCAAGGCCATCAGCACTGGCGCTTGCGGATCGCGGAGGGCGAGGTCGCGCTCGCGGCGGCGCGGGCTCTGACGGCGGCGGCCGTTGAGGCCGTTGCCGATGAGGCTGCGTCGGCCCAGCTTCTGTCGGCCCAGGCGAAAATCGCGGCCACGCAGGCGCTGGGGCGCTGGATGCCGGAACTTCTCCATGCGCTGGGAGCGGCGGGACTTTCGGGACAATCGCCGATGAAGGCGCATCTGGCGGCTGCCCAGGCGGTGGGGCTGGTGGACGGTTCGACCGAGATGCTGCTGGAGCGGGTGGCGGCGCTGACCGGGCGCCGGAAAAGCGGACTTTATCGGGAGGAGTGA
- a CDS encoding branched-chain amino acid ABC transporter permease → MTLTRKNGLLYLAILVGLIVLPSFISVKYYLHLSVLALIWVIVAQGQNLIQGFTGYVSIAQAGFMGIGAYGTALLGLNFGLPVWLTILIAPLITALFALVAGYPSLRVKGHYFAIVTLAFNMVIFIVLLNLTDVTNGEAGLMGIPKPGAGRDGAIDFADRTTYYYLVLIAATGVTALAALIVNSRLGRVLVAIRQNETLVGAAGLAAWKYKLFAFVVSAMFAGFAGALYAHYQSFINPEIFTIAQSMDAVLAVILGGSGTITGPIIGAFAIVFLPEYLRFADSFRLVIYGLILILATIFMPRGIVGLASDALGLLKKRLAR, encoded by the coding sequence ATGACGCTCACCAGAAAAAACGGGCTTCTCTATCTTGCGATTCTGGTTGGCCTGATCGTCCTGCCCTCCTTTATCTCGGTGAAGTACTATCTGCATCTGTCGGTCCTTGCGCTGATCTGGGTGATCGTTGCGCAGGGGCAGAACCTGATACAGGGCTTCACCGGCTATGTATCGATCGCCCAGGCCGGCTTCATGGGAATAGGCGCCTATGGAACGGCCCTTCTGGGGCTGAACTTCGGCCTTCCGGTCTGGCTGACGATCCTGATTGCGCCACTGATCACGGCCCTGTTCGCGCTCGTCGCGGGGTATCCGAGCCTGCGTGTGAAGGGGCATTACTTCGCCATCGTCACGCTGGCCTTCAACATGGTCATTTTCATCGTCCTGTTGAACCTGACCGATGTGACCAATGGCGAGGCCGGGCTGATGGGGATTCCCAAGCCCGGCGCCGGCCGGGACGGCGCGATCGATTTCGCCGACCGCACGACCTACTACTATCTCGTGCTGATCGCCGCCACGGGCGTGACCGCGCTGGCGGCCCTGATCGTCAATTCCCGGCTGGGCCGGGTCCTGGTCGCAATCCGTCAGAACGAAACCCTGGTCGGCGCCGCCGGACTGGCTGCCTGGAAGTACAAGCTCTTCGCCTTTGTCGTCAGCGCCATGTTCGCCGGTTTTGCCGGGGCGCTCTACGCCCACTACCAGAGCTTCATCAATCCCGAAATCTTCACCATCGCACAGTCCATGGATGCGGTTCTGGCCGTGATCCTGGGCGGCAGCGGGACGATCACGGGGCCGATCATCGGCGCCTTCGCCATCGTTTTTCTGCCGGAATACCTGCGGTTTGCCGACAGTTTCCGTCTGGTGATCTACGGCCTGATCCTCATCCTGGCGACGATTTTCATGCCGCGCGGGATCGTCGGGTTGGCCAGCGACGCGCTCGGCCTTCTGAAGAAGAGGCTTGCGCGATGA
- a CDS encoding branched-chain amino acid ABC transporter permease yields the protein MLELVQQITNGVAIGSVYVLIALGLTTVFGILGIAHFAHGSVSMFGGYLVYVLVAFQGVSLWLAIPVALVVGMGVGALIEFLAYRPVRNANHINAFIIALGLTMMVEGLNLQFFGADQVVIPTGFDRVFEIAGVTIPETRLYVVLAATVLVIAMTAFVEGTKTGQAIRAVAQNRDAAILMGVNVRSIPLIVFAMSTMLGVAAGVMVGSLFAIAPGVGEAMVVKGFAVLILGGLGSIPGAIIGGLVLGVTEALAAGFLSSAYKDVIAFVVMIVVLLFRPQGLLGGAK from the coding sequence ATGCTGGAGCTTGTTCAGCAGATCACGAATGGCGTGGCGATCGGCAGTGTCTATGTGCTGATCGCCCTCGGCCTGACCACGGTGTTCGGCATCCTCGGCATCGCCCATTTCGCGCATGGATCGGTGTCGATGTTCGGCGGGTACCTCGTCTATGTGCTCGTGGCTTTCCAGGGCGTTTCGCTCTGGCTTGCCATTCCGGTCGCGCTGGTCGTGGGCATGGGGGTGGGGGCGCTCATCGAGTTCCTTGCCTATCGACCGGTCAGAAACGCCAATCACATCAATGCGTTCATCATTGCACTCGGGCTGACCATGATGGTCGAGGGGCTCAATCTCCAGTTTTTCGGGGCCGATCAGGTGGTGATCCCCACCGGCTTCGACCGGGTGTTCGAGATCGCGGGGGTGACCATCCCCGAGACGCGGCTCTACGTCGTCCTGGCCGCGACGGTGCTGGTCATCGCCATGACCGCCTTCGTGGAGGGAACCAAGACCGGTCAGGCGATCCGGGCGGTGGCGCAGAACCGCGATGCGGCGATCCTGATGGGGGTGAATGTCCGCAGCATCCCGCTCATCGTTTTCGCGATGTCCACCATGCTCGGCGTCGCGGCGGGCGTCATGGTCGGCTCCCTCTTCGCCATCGCGCCGGGCGTCGGCGAGGCGATGGTCGTGAAGGGCTTTGCCGTGCTGATCCTGGGCGGGCTCGGCTCGATCCCCGGGGCGATCATCGGCGGCCTCGTGCTGGGCGTCACGGAGGCGCTTGCGGCCGGCTTCCTGTCCTCGGCCTACAAGGACGTCATTGCCTTCGTCGTGATGATTGTCGTCCTGCTGTTCCGTCCGCAAGGATTGCTCGGAGGCGCGAAATGA
- a CDS encoding ABC transporter substrate-binding protein: MKRRFTIGAGLAAAVLAASTSLAGAAEKELLVGVSDALTGPAAVYGVPQARAVELAAEEVNAAGGIRLGEDTYKITVLSYDDKANPTEASNSVRKLLDRDGARFLLGFCCSGATGAVASFIQNEDAVMLVGNAAERSITTRGIDNLVRTRPPADYTGAAAGTFVASKGHKRVAVIGALETSFYAMYVDAFEREFVKGGGEIVTREAFGLKDRDMTPQLTKIRALEPDALLVVGYVEPAAFVYRQSVELGLEVPRYGFTSGSEEQFLRVVSAEQMEGVWDLRPTELTLQSTGETGRAYHENFTARFGVQPSPSSPYAYDQLYALRDAILKAGTAEDAAAVARALRELPVPKEAVMQYIPIDGRMFDENGQAYTTNGAFQWQDGQWVFVQELPSVAEDYSRFLSSVDG; encoded by the coding sequence ATGAAACGCAGATTCACGATCGGCGCGGGGCTTGCCGCTGCCGTGCTCGCCGCCTCCACGTCTCTGGCCGGGGCGGCGGAAAAGGAGCTGTTGGTCGGCGTCAGCGATGCGCTGACCGGGCCCGCCGCCGTTTACGGCGTACCGCAGGCCCGGGCGGTGGAACTGGCCGCGGAAGAGGTGAACGCCGCCGGCGGCATCCGCCTTGGCGAGGACACCTACAAGATCACGGTCCTGTCCTATGACGACAAGGCCAATCCGACCGAAGCCTCGAACAGCGTGCGCAAGCTGCTCGACCGGGACGGCGCGCGTTTCCTGCTCGGCTTCTGCTGTTCCGGCGCGACCGGCGCGGTGGCCTCCTTCATCCAGAACGAGGATGCGGTGATGCTCGTTGGCAATGCCGCCGAACGCTCGATCACCACGCGCGGGATCGACAATCTGGTGCGCACCCGCCCGCCCGCCGACTACACGGGGGCCGCAGCCGGAACCTTCGTCGCCTCGAAGGGGCACAAGCGGGTTGCCGTGATCGGGGCCCTCGAAACCTCGTTCTATGCCATGTATGTCGACGCTTTCGAGCGCGAGTTCGTCAAAGGCGGCGGTGAGATTGTCACGCGCGAGGCCTTTGGGCTCAAAGACCGCGACATGACCCCGCAACTGACCAAGATCCGGGCGCTGGAGCCGGATGCCTTGCTGGTGGTCGGCTATGTCGAGCCGGCGGCCTTCGTCTACCGTCAGTCGGTGGAGCTGGGGCTCGAGGTGCCGCGTTACGGATTCACCAGCGGCAGCGAGGAACAGTTCCTGCGCGTCGTCTCCGCCGAGCAGATGGAGGGCGTCTGGGACCTGCGGCCCACCGAACTGACGCTGCAGTCGACGGGCGAGACCGGTCGCGCCTACCACGAGAATTTCACGGCGCGGTTCGGTGTCCAGCCCTCGCCAAGCTCGCCCTATGCCTATGACCAGCTCTACGCGCTGCGCGATGCGATCCTGAAGGCCGGGACGGCCGAGGATGCCGCCGCCGTGGCCCGGGCCTTGCGGGAACTGCCGGTGCCGAAGGAGGCGGTGATGCAGTACATCCCCATCGACGGACGTATGTTCGACGAGAACGGACAAGCCTACACCACCAACGGTGCCTTCCAGTGGCAGGACGGTCAATGGGTGTTCGTGCAGGAACTGCCTTCGGTAGCCGAGGACTATTCCCGCTTCCTCAGCTCCGTCGACGGTTGA
- a CDS encoding ABC transporter ATP-binding protein encodes MLEVSGLKAGYGQIEVLHGIDFHVNQGECVALIGANGAGKSTALKTVCGLVKPRGGTIRFQGRDITGASGHEIVRAGITMCPEGRQVFPEMTVLQNLKLGAYTRRDAEQADDLDEMMQMFPILRKRARQAAGTLSGGEQEMLAIARALMARPKVCIFDEPSLGLAPKIVAEVAETIARIKARGMTILLVEQNSLMALKLADRAYLFEVGKVVLEGTGEALQQNPDVARAYLGD; translated from the coding sequence ATGCTCGAGGTCAGCGGACTGAAGGCCGGCTATGGCCAGATCGAGGTGCTGCACGGCATCGACTTTCACGTCAACCAGGGGGAATGCGTCGCGCTGATCGGTGCCAATGGCGCGGGAAAGAGCACGGCCCTGAAAACCGTTTGCGGTCTGGTGAAGCCGCGAGGCGGAACGATCCGCTTTCAGGGCCGCGACATCACCGGAGCGAGCGGCCATGAGATCGTGCGTGCGGGCATCACCATGTGTCCGGAGGGGCGCCAGGTCTTTCCCGAAATGACCGTGCTCCAGAATCTGAAGCTGGGGGCCTATACCCGCCGCGATGCGGAGCAGGCCGACGATCTCGATGAAATGATGCAGATGTTTCCGATCCTGCGGAAACGGGCGCGCCAGGCCGCGGGCACCCTGTCGGGCGGCGAGCAGGAGATGCTGGCGATTGCCCGTGCCCTGATGGCGCGACCGAAAGTGTGCATCTTCGATGAGCCGTCGCTCGGTCTGGCCCCGAAGATCGTCGCGGAGGTGGCTGAAACCATCGCCCGGATCAAGGCGAGGGGCATGACCATCCTGCTCGTCGAACAGAATTCGCTGATGGCGCTGAAGCTGGCGGACCGCGCTTACCTCTTCGAGGTCGGCAAGGTGGTTCTGGAGGGAACCGGCGAGGCGTTGCAGCAAAACCCGGACGTCGCCCGCGCCTATCTCGGCGATTGA